In a single window of the Balaenoptera acutorostrata chromosome 3, mBalAcu1.1, whole genome shotgun sequence genome:
- the LOC130707717 gene encoding 10 kDa heat shock protein, mitochondrial-like, protein MAGQAFRKFLPLFDRVLVERSAPEVVTKGGIMLPEKSQGKVLQAMVVAVGSGSKGKGGEIQPVSVKVGDKVLLPEYGGTKVVLDDKDYFLFRDGDVLGKYVD, encoded by the coding sequence ATGGCAGGACAggcatttagaaagtttcttcccctctttgaccGAGTATTAGTTGAAAGAAGTGCACCCGAAGTTGTAACCAAAGGAGGCATTATGCTTCCAGAAAAATCGCAAGGAAAAGTATTGCAAGCAATGGTAGTAGCTGTTGGATCAGGCTCTAAAGGAAAGGGTGGAGAGATTCAACCAGTTAGTGTGAAAGTTGGAGATAAAGTTCTTCTCCCAGAATATGGAGGCACCAAAGTAGTTCTAGATGACAAGGATTATTTCTTATTTAGAGATGGTGACGTTCTTGGAAAATATGTCGACTAA